From the genome of Thermaerobacter marianensis DSM 12885:
CCGCCCTGGAGGCTAGCGGCCGCGCCGGCGACGCCGGGCGGCGTCGCTCTTCTTCTTGCGGCGGACGCTGGGCTTGTCGTAGTGCTCGCGGCGACGCACCTCGCTGAGGATGCCGGCCTTGCGCATGGCCTGGCGGAACCGGCGCAGGGCGTCGTCCAGGGACTCGTTCTCCCGGCGCTTGATCTCGGCCACCCCGGATCCCTCCTTCCCGACCACGACCTCCGGCCACCGGGGTGGCCGCAGGAACCCATCAACCGGGAGGCCACTGCATGGCGCGGCCGCCCAGCACGTGGTAGTGCACGTGGAAGACCGTCTGCAACGCATCCCGCCCGGTGTTGACCACCACGCGGTACCCGCTCTCGGCCACGCCCACTCGGCGGGCGACCTCGGGGATCACCCGCTGCAGGTGGCCCAGCACGGGGACGTCCTCGTCCCCGGCCTCGTTGAGGGAGGCGATGTGCCGCTTCGGGATCACCAGGACGTGCTGGGGTGCCTGGGGGTTGATGTCGCGAAAGGCCACGACGTGCTCGTCTTCGTAGACCTTGTCGGCGGGCAACTCGCCCTCGACGATCCGGCAGAACAGGCAGTCCGCCACGGGCTTCACCTCCCCGCACCGCAGGGTGCCGCGGCAACCGCGGGCAGGATGGTCCACAGATTCGCCATGGGCGATGCCGGATCCTGCCCGGCCGTGCCCCTCCTAGGCACCCGGCCCGCCGGGGTCGCCGGCGCCGCCCGCCGTCCCGGTCCCGTCTCCAACCGCCCCGGCGCCGTGGTCACCCGCTTCAGCCCCCTCGCCATCCGCTCCGTCCCCGTCTCCATAGGATGTCCGCAGCCGGGCTCTTTCACCGTGCCGTTCCAGCGCCAGCTCGATCAGCCGGGTGATCAGGTCGCGGTAGGACAGGCCCGCCGCCTCCCAGAGCTTCGGATACATGCTGAGGGCGGTGAAGCCGGGGATGGTGTTGATCTCGTTGACCAGCAGCCGGCCCGTGGCCCGCTCGAGGAAGAAGTCGACCCGCGCCAGGCCGGCGGCGTCGATGGCCTGGAAGGCCGCCACCGCCAGCCGCTGCATCTCCGCCACCAGCCGCGGCGGCAGGGACGCCGGCACGATGAGCTCCGCCCCGCCCTCGGTGTACTTCGCCTCGTAGGTGTAGAACTCGGCCCGCGGCCGGATCTCCCCGGGCAGCGAGGCCACCGGCTCGTCGTTGCCGAGGACGCTGATCTCCAGCTCCCGGGCGTCGACGCCGCGTTCCACCACGACCTTGCGGTCGTAGGCGAAGGCTTCCGCCAGGCCGGCCTCCAGCTGCCGGCGGTCGCGGCACCGGCGGATGGCCACGCTGGATCCCAGGTTGGCGGGCTTGGTGAAGCAAGGATAGCCCAGGGCGCCCTCGATCTCGTCGATCACGGCCGCCGGCTCCCGGCGCCAGCGGGCGGCGGTCACCACCAGGAAGGGGACCACCGGCAGCCCCCGGGCCCGGAACAGCTCTTTCATCACGGCCTTGTCCATCCCCACCGCCGAGCCGAGGACCCCGGCCCCCACATAGGGGATGCCCGCCAGCTCCAACAACCCCTGCACCGTGCCGTCCTCGCCGAAGGTGCCGTGAAGCACCGGGAAGACCACGTCCAGCGGCTCCAGCCACCGCCCGCCCGGGGCGCCGGCCGCCCCTGCACCGCCGGCGTCGCCCGTACCGGACGAACCGGCCCCGGCGCCGTCCCCGCCGGGCCCGCCGTCCAGGACCAGCAGCCGGCGCCCCTCCGGGCCGGGTACCACGGCCAGAGGCACGCCGTCGGCCGGTTCGACCCCCCGGCCGGCCTCCAGCAGCGCCTCCGCGTCCCGGGGCAGGATCCACTGCCCCGCCCTGGTGATGCCGATGGGGACCGGCTCGAACCGCTCCCGGTCGATGGCCCGGTACACCGACCGGGCGGACATCAGCGAAACCTCGTGCTCGCCCGAACGGCCCCCGAAGAGGATGCCGACCCGCAGCCGCCGCCGGCCGGCCCCGCCCCCCCGGGGACCGGCACCGCCGTCCGGGCCCGGACCGCCTTCCGGCTCCCTCCCGGGGTCCGGACCGGCCCCGGGAGCGCCCGTGCTCGGGCCCCGGGCCGCCGCCTGTTCCTCCACGGTTTCCCCGCCTTTCCGCCGGCCGCTGCACCACGGCCGTCCCGCGCGTCCACCGGCCGCAGCGCCCGGTGGGTTCGATCGCAGTGGGTTCCTATGCAGGATGGCACGCCCTCTCGCCCGCTGCAAGCTATCCCAGATCGCCCAGCACGTGCAGGACCAGCCCGGCCACCAGGACCCCGGCCGTCTCCGTGCGGAGGATCCTCGGCCCCAGGGTGACCACCCGGGCGCCGGCCCGGCGGGCGGCTTCAACTTCCGCCGGGTCCCAGCCGCCCTCGGGGCCCACCAGGACCAGCACCCGCCGCCCGGCGGCGGGCCGGCCCCAGACCGCGGCCACGGCCTCCAGCTCCTCCCGCAGGCCGCGGCTTTCCTCTTCCTCCCAGGGCATGAGGATCAGGTCCCACGGCCCCTCCTCGGCCAGCAGGCCCTCCAGGGGCCGCGGCGGATCGACCTGCGGCACCGCCGACCGCTGGGCTTGCCGCGCCGCCTCGCGGGCGATGCGCTGCCACCGCTGGAGGCGCCGGGCTGCGGCATCGGCCTCCGGCCGGCTGACGGAGCGGGCCGCCAGCACCGGGACGAACCGGCTGACGCCGACCTCGGTGCCGTGGCGGACGACCTCCTCCATCTTGGGGCCTTTGGGCAGGCCCTGGCCCAGGGTGACGTGCAGGGGCGGCTCGCTGGACGGCAGGCGCTCCTGGGCCACCACGTGGGGCGGCGTCCCCGGTTCCAGCTGGCCCAGCCAGCGGCACCCCCCGGGCGAGACGGCCACCACCTGGTCCCCGGGGCCGCGGCGCAACACCCGCAGCAAGTGGTGGGCGTCGTCGGCGGGCAGGGGCGCCCGGGCGCCCGGTTCCAACTCCCGGTCGACGAAGACGTGGGGGACGAACATGCTCCCTCTCCTGTGGCGCGTGCTGGGTGTTGGCCGGCGGCACCGGGCCGGTACCGTGACGGGGCTTCATGGGAGGGGTGCCGGCCCCGCACCCGTCCGCCGCTGCCGGCGCGGTGCGCCTTTCCCCGCCTTCAGGTGCGGCGCCGCCTGAGGCGCCAGGCCTCCCAGCCCTCGGCCTGGCGGCGGTCGGCGACGTGCCACCCCAGCGCCCGGCCGCGTTCTTCCAGATCGCGGGTGTCGGGCGCCCCGGCCAGCAGGCCGGAGAGGATCAGCACGCCGCCGGGCCGGGTGAGAGCGGTCAGGTCGTCCAGCATCCCGGCCAGGACTTCGGCGGTGATGTTGGCCACCGTCACCGCGGCCGGCAGGTGGCCGGACCAGCCCGCCGGCGGCTGCCGCCGCAGGTCCGCCGGGGTCCCTCCCGCCACCTGCACCCGGTCCGCCACGCCGTTGACGGCGGCGTTCTCCCGTGCCACCTTGACGGCCACGGGATCGACGTCGATGCCCAGAACGGGGCGGGCACCCAGCAGGGCGGCGGCGATGGCCAGGATGCCGGAGCCCGTGCCCACGTCCAGCACGGTGACGCCGGCCCCGGGTTCCCCGTCCCCTGGCGCCACGGCCGGGCCGCCGGTCGGCTCTGCACCGCCGCGGGATTCCCCGGGGCCCTGGAGGGCGTCACCGCTCCCGGCGGCCTCCGGAGCCCGCCCCATGGCATCCAGGGCTTCTTCCAGCAGCTCCAGGGCCAAGCGGGTGGAGGCGTGCTGGCCCGTGCCGAACGCCATGCCCGGGTCCAGGATCAGCGGGATCCGCGGGCCCGCGTCGGTCCGGTCCCGCAGCCAGCTGGGCACCACCAGAAGGCGCCGCCCCACCGGCAGGGGCTGGAAGTAGGCCTTCCAGGCCTCCGCCCACTCCTCCTCGGCCCGCGCCCGCACGGCGGGCGCCCACGGTCCCACCGCCGGGAACACCTGCCGGACCCGGCGCCACCGCTCGCCCAGCTGGCGGTAGCGTTCCTCGAAGCCCTCCTCCGGCAGGTAGGCGCGGAGGCGCACGGTGCCCTCCCGCTCCTCCCAGGCCAGCCCGGCCCCCACCACATCCAGGAGCGCGGCGGCCGCCGCCTCGGCCGCCTGGGCCGGCACGTCGATCACCATCTCCAGCCAGCGCACGGGCAACCCTCCGGTTCGCCGCCGCTACAAGTTGAAGGCGTCCCGCATGCGCTGGAAGAGGCCGCGTTCCTCCGCCACGGCCTCGCCCCGCAGGCGGGCCA
Proteins encoded in this window:
- the rpsU gene encoding 30S ribosomal protein S21, whose protein sequence is MAEIKRRENESLDDALRRFRQAMRKAGILSEVRRREHYDKPSVRRKKKSDAARRRRRGR
- a CDS encoding histidine triad nucleotide-binding protein — translated: MADCLFCRIVEGELPADKVYEDEHVVAFRDINPQAPQHVLVIPKRHIASLNEAGDEDVPVLGHLQRVIPEVARRVGVAESGYRVVVNTGRDALQTVFHVHYHVLGGRAMQWPPG
- a CDS encoding D-alanine--D-alanine ligase family protein, whose protein sequence is MEEQAAARGPSTGAPGAGPDPGREPEGGPGPDGGAGPRGGGAGRRRLRVGILFGGRSGEHEVSLMSARSVYRAIDRERFEPVPIGITRAGQWILPRDAEALLEAGRGVEPADGVPLAVVPGPEGRRLLVLDGGPGGDGAGAGSSGTGDAGGAGAAGAPGGRWLEPLDVVFPVLHGTFGEDGTVQGLLELAGIPYVGAGVLGSAVGMDKAVMKELFRARGLPVVPFLVVTAARWRREPAAVIDEIEGALGYPCFTKPANLGSSVAIRRCRDRRQLEAGLAEAFAYDRKVVVERGVDARELEISVLGNDEPVASLPGEIRPRAEFYTYEAKYTEGGAELIVPASLPPRLVAEMQRLAVAAFQAIDAAGLARVDFFLERATGRLLVNEINTIPGFTALSMYPKLWEAAGLSYRDLITRLIELALERHGERARLRTSYGDGDGADGEGAEAGDHGAGAVGDGTGTAGGAGDPGGPGA
- a CDS encoding RsmE family RNA methyltransferase → MFVPHVFVDRELEPGARAPLPADDAHHLLRVLRRGPGDQVVAVSPGGCRWLGQLEPGTPPHVVAQERLPSSEPPLHVTLGQGLPKGPKMEEVVRHGTEVGVSRFVPVLAARSVSRPEADAAARRLQRWQRIAREAARQAQRSAVPQVDPPRPLEGLLAEEGPWDLILMPWEEEESRGLREELEAVAAVWGRPAAGRRVLVLVGPEGGWDPAEVEAARRAGARVVTLGPRILRTETAGVLVAGLVLHVLGDLG
- a CDS encoding 50S ribosomal protein L11 methyltransferase gives rise to the protein MRWLEMVIDVPAQAAEAAAAALLDVVGAGLAWEEREGTVRLRAYLPEEGFEERYRQLGERWRRVRQVFPAVGPWAPAVRARAEEEWAEAWKAYFQPLPVGRRLLVVPSWLRDRTDAGPRIPLILDPGMAFGTGQHASTRLALELLEEALDAMGRAPEAAGSGDALQGPGESRGGAEPTGGPAVAPGDGEPGAGVTVLDVGTGSGILAIAAALLGARPVLGIDVDPVAVKVARENAAVNGVADRVQVAGGTPADLRRQPPAGWSGHLPAAVTVANITAEVLAGMLDDLTALTRPGGVLILSGLLAGAPDTRDLEERGRALGWHVADRRQAEGWEAWRLRRRRT